Within the Dermacentor silvarum isolate Dsil-2018 chromosome 8, BIME_Dsil_1.4, whole genome shotgun sequence genome, the region AAACACCGAGGGAATGACTGTCACTGCCGATGCGCGCGTGTGCTCTTGGAACTTTTGAGTTAGGTAGTATAACGTGGTGCAGTGTTCTGTGGTCGGTTGCTGACTGTGCAAGGATATGTGTGAGACGGTGCTTCTAGTCAATCTAACATTGCGACAGCCAGAAGCTTggaattttttatttttcttacgggggtcctttttttttttttgtcgtcgtcttctttttgcGTTCTCTTTACATAAAATAAAGCATCAAATCATCAATGCGTTTCTGTCTCTAGCATGATGCATGCGAAACCATCTGCTGCTGCTATCGGTGAAGATTGTAGCAGTGCGCGTCACACACCACGTAATATTAGCGGCCGTTTTCTAGCTTTAGGGACTAGTTAGGCATTTATGCGGGGATCTTGCGAGGTTTAGCCTTTTTCGTTTGTCTGAAAGATACTTCTATCGCGCATAGTTGAGTTACGCGCGCAAAATTAGTAAACTGGGTTTCGGTTTCGGGACCTTTGCGTGTGTTCTAAATAAAAGCAACTCAGAActtactattattttttttcgttcttaggttctgctgttttcttttttttttttttctttttttttacacacaccTGGTTAATTTATTACGAAGTGCTCTTGAGGGGCTACGAGCAGCAGTCAGGTGGGCCAGGGGGCGCTTATGCTGTTTCTTGTTTTGCTGTCTCGCGATTGCCTTTTTAATCTCGTGAGCACCACGCCTTGCGTCAAGCTGCGTTTAATTGCGCTTAATATTGTTTGACCGGCTGCATAGGAACGGCTTTCACAATGACAGACCCGGTAGACGCTGAAAAAGCGACGAAAAAGTTGGTTCATGCAGGGATTCCCAAGGCAGAATGCCTGGTAAGTCGCTCACACGTGATTTGCGCCGGCTAGCTTTCCCAGTTATGACATGGGTGTTAAATGACAAGCAAACTGTCGCTGAGGATAATGTTTGTATGCGTTCTAGGACGATATGGATGAATTTATGGCGAGAGAAGAGAACCAAACCATAGATGCGGCTCTTAAGAACCTCGACGAGCAGCACAGTAAATACAAGTTCATGGAATTAAATCTGCTCCAGAAGAAACAAAGGTGGGAGctttaaatttttatttttattttccctcACTGCTACTTTATGAAATCTGTCAAATGTTTGTTATTGTGCTTCCTTTTTGGGGGAAGAAGATGCATCTCGGTAGCAGAAACGGCATGTGTACGTGCATTGCATTTCAGGTTAAAGAGCCAGATCCCCGAAATCAAAACGTCGCTGGAGATCATCAAACTGCTTAAATCGAAAAGGGTATGGTTCTGAGCCTTTTTATACAACTTTTGACTGGAAACATGCCTCTAGCTGCAGCTGAGATGTACTGCAATTCgagtttgtcttttttttttttttctcccctttgAGACCCCTAACGTACTGCATGGTGGCTGCCATAATGTTCAACTGTTGAATTTCCTCtggaacgaaaaagaaaaaaaaatatgtatgcAGGTTTGTCTAGTAGTGTATAATCCAAGGTGTTGATAAACCAGTGCAGTTTGTGTGTATGTGAGGAAATGCATGTTGATATTCTGAGAGCTTATGTTTATTTGAAGTCATGCCTAAAATACTTACTACAAAAAGATTGTTGGCTGCTTAATGTATAAGAATATCGTGGTTTGAAGTGCACGGTACTCTGATATTGTGGGACGAAATTGCATGGAATATAACGGATTGTTTATTGACATGAAGGGTGGTGATAATTGATTAGGTGATCTGAAGATAAAGGTTTGTATGTTTTCAGCTTGATTTCAGAAGCTTGCATAATCTTTCAGAGGTTGAATGTGATCCTACTATAAGTATTGCATGTCTAGAACTCTCTCTTATCACGTGCAGATATCTTCAGAAAGCATTTTATTGGAACATAATGCGTCAGAAGTTAACTTGAAAAGGGGCTCCTCTTGCACTGCTGTTTGCAGTAAACTGTGCCAGGATGTTACATTGGCCTGTTTGCACTTGTATTAAATTAGTTAaagctcgccaagctgtggatgTTGCCGCCATAATGATTGTGTCAACAATGCAATGCAAGTGGTGGTTCTGTATTTTGTTTCCAAGCATTGCATTTCACAGCAATCTACAAAGCCTACTGCCGACTCTTCTTAGGACTCCTCCGAAGACATGGAGACGAGGTTCGTGCTGTCAGACCAGGTCTACTCCAAGGCTGTCATACCTCCTACCGAGAGAGTCTGCCTCTGGCTTGGCGTAAGTCTCTTATTTGGCATGTTTAGTTTTCGTACACGGACATGGCTTTGGTAAAGCTCCAGTGCATGGTTGGTATTCATTTACATACATGAACACCACACAGTAACGCTGTCACATGTTTGGCCTTGTCACGGTGCAGCTGTAGCTGGTATTAAAGCCCCCCCCCCTCACTGGCTCCTAACATTTGGTTATACACTTGAACTTCTGAAGCGTGTATAGGGAGCGTTTTAccacaagaatttttcaaattggttcattatgAAGGAGATAGTAGTTCAAATGTCGTGCCCCTGTGCTTCCAGGTGAGCTTCACTGCCAAGATACTCTCTCTCCATTTGTCTTGAATAGTGCCTGCAAGCAACACCTTCCTTGCCTTCTCCTATACCGAAGTCAAGGAAACACACCACATTTACATCATGAGCAccaccttcttttcttttttcttctccttttttaTTGCTGCACAGTGAACTTCTAGTGGCAGTTCTGCGCATTATGATTTACCAAAGTGATCTGCGATAATCACTGGCATTGCAAGCAGTGCAGGCCTTTATTCTCTAACAGGAAGCAGGCTTTCGTTTAacatttcagctgttttcgatGCCGTGCAGCAGTCTGATACTTCATAGACGATCATCAGGATGTAATCTATGCACCATGCTTGTCAGTTCGTAATGCCCCGACCTGGTGAGGGGGCTCTCTAAAACTGTTTCTTGCACTACTTCTGCCTGCAAATTGTAATCATTGCATGGTCATAATTTCTAGGTCCTGTATCAAGTTTCACATGTCGAGGTGCAGGCACACATAGAAATCATAGGCATGAAACGTTAGCATATGTATAGTGTGTGCAGTAATACAAATACAGTTTAGAGCAGTAACGCAACATGGTCTCCTGCGGTATCACTTTGGAGCCTTGTTTAATCCTTTCTGTGCCACTGACGAGATAGTCGTCATGAGCAAAAGTATCCTGCAGTGTGAACAGATGAGGAGTACATCCATCAATTTCTTTCTAGTTGCCGCTTTTGAcactaggggcgcgatcttgtacgcgttccaaaatggaacggaggcgttccgttccatcgagccgcacacgattggtcaatttcaactgcgacgttcaaattgaccaatcgtgtgcggctcaatggaacggaacgcctccgttccattttggaacgcgtacaagatcgcgccccagatgaCCTGTGTGtagtctttctttttatttttggctGCTTGAATGCTTGCACTGAATAAGTGGCCTGTCTGCGTACTACGTTTTTGGGGAACTTGGTACCGATCTTTGTCATTTCCAGCAGTATGGAAAGGTTTGAATACTagaagtggttcagggccccattAAATGAGAAGTGCTATCACGCATTAGTATCATCCATTGgtcagcctttctttctttttagcttGATTTATGTTTAATTTGGCATCACATTGGAGCAACAATGTGCCACCAAGTACAAAGGAAGCAATATGCTAATGTTTTGTTCTTAGTTCTCATATCTGTGTGTGTATTGGTAGTCGACTGCCTGTCCAAAGGAACAAGGTGGTAAGAGAAGTACCAGAGGTTAAAATTACATTCGGGGGTTTTACTTGCCCAAACCACGGTCTAATTGTGAGGCGCACCTTAGTGGGTAGCTGCggaataatttca harbors:
- the LOC119460792 gene encoding prefoldin subunit 3-like; translation: MTDPVDAEKATKKLVHAGIPKAECLDDMDEFMAREENQTIDAALKNLDEQHSKYKFMELNLLQKKQRLKSQIPEIKTSLEIIKLLKSKRDSSEDMETRFVLSDQVYSKAVIPPTERVCLWLGANVMLEYTLEGAEELLCKNLQTATRNFTELHSDLDFLRDQITTTEVSILNQVCAVHFSLGAKERSKC